A genomic window from Glycine max cultivar Williams 82 chromosome 17, Glycine_max_v4.0, whole genome shotgun sequence includes:
- the LOC100778608 gene encoding protein NRT1/ PTR FAMILY 7.3, with product MACLEVSKEVKFKGDTEELTLDGSVDWHGRPAIRAKSGRWVAGTIVLLNQGLATLAFFGVGVNLVLFLTRVMGQDNAEAANNVSKWTGTVYIFSLVGAFLSDSYWGRYKTCAIFQVIFVIGLVSLSLSSYLSLIRPKGCGNETIPCGKHSSLEMGMFYLSIYLIALGNGGYQPNIATFGADQFDEEHSKEGYSKVAFFSYFYLALNLGSLFSNTILGYFEDEGLWALGFWVSAGSAFAALVLFLLGTPRYRHFKPSGNPLSRFSQVLVAASRKWRAQMASNGEDLYVMDENESPTNGNRKILHTEGFKFLDRAAIISSRDLEDQKSGVYNPWRLCPITQVEEVKCILRLLPIWLCTIIYSVVFTQMASLFVEQGAAMKTTISHFRIPPASMSSFDILSVAVFIFFYRRVIDPLVGRLKKKSSKGLTELQRMGIGLVIAVMAMVSAGIVECYRLKYADPVCPHCSGTSSLTIFWQIPQYTLIGASEVFMYVGQLEFFNAQTPDGLKSFGSALCMTSISLGNYVSSLLVSIVMKISTEDHMPGWIPGNLNRGHLDRFYFLLAILTSIDLVLYIACAKWFKSIQLEGKYEENDMPGSFKV from the exons ATGGCCTGCTTAGAAGTCAGCAAAGAG GTAAAGTTCAAAGGTGACACGGAAGAACTCACTCTTGATGGAAGTGTTGATTGGCATGGTCGCCCTGCAATTAGAGCCAAATCTGGCAGATGGGTTGCTGGAACCATCGTTCTAT TGAACCAAGGTCTGGCAACCTTAGCATTCTTTGGAGTAGGGGTGAACCTAGTGCTGTTCCTGACAAGAGTGATGGGGCAAGATAATGCTGAAGCTGCAAACAATGTGAGCAAGTGGACTGGCACAGTTTACATCTTCTCTCTTGTGGGTGCTTTCCTAAGTGATTCGTATTGGGGAAGATACAAAACTTGTGCCATCTTTCAGGTCATCTTTGTAATA GGTCTAGTATCCTTGTCTCTTTCATCATACCTCTCCTTGATTAGGCCTAAAGGTTGTGGGAATGAAACAATTCCATGTGGGAAACATTCAAGCTTGGAGATGGGGATGTTCTACCTCTCAATCTATCTTATTGCTTTAGGGAATGGAGGGTATCAACCAAATATTGCCACATTTGGAGCTGATCAGTTTGACGAGGAGCACTCAAAGGAGGGTTACTCAAAGGTTGCCTTCTTTAGCTACTTCTATCTGGCTTTGAACCTTGGTTCACTCTTCTCAAACACAATTCTAGGCTATTTTGAAGATGAAGGACTGTGGGCTCTAGGGTTCTGGGTGTCTGCAGGCTCTGCTTTTGCTGCCCTTGTCTTATTTCTTCTTGGGACCCCAAGATATAGACACTTCAAACCTAGTGGCAATCCTCTTTCAAGGTTCAGCCAAGTCCTTGTTGCTGCATCAAGGAAATGGAGAGCTCAAATGGCATCAAATGGAGAGGATCTATATGTCATGGATGAAAATGAATCTCCCACCAATGGCAACAGGAAGATTCTCCACACCGAAGGGTTCAA GTTTCTGGATAGAGCAGCGATTATATCTTCCAGAGATCTAGAAGACCAAAAGAGTGGCGTTTATAACCCCTGGCGTCTCTGCCCTATAACTCAAGTTGAAGAAGTGAAGTGCATACTAAGACTTCTTCCTATTTGGCTTTGCACGATAATATACTCAGTGGTTTTCACACAAATGGCTTCTCTTTTTGTGGAGCAAGGGGCTGCCATGAAAACTACAATTTCCCATTTCAGAATACCACCTGCAAGCATGTCTAGCTTTGACATCCTCAGCGTAGctgtcttcattttcttctaccgTCGAGTGATTGATCCACTTGTCGGAAGacttaaaaagaaaagttcCAAGGGACTTACTGAGCTTCAGAGAATGGGAATAGGGCTTGTTATAGCTGTAATGGCAATGGTTTCAGCTGGAATAGTTGAATGCTACAGACTTAAGTATGCAGACCCAGTATGCCCCCACTGCAGTGGCACAAGCTCTTTAACCATCTTTTGGCAAATTCCTCAGTACACACTTATTGGAGCTTCAGAGGTTTTCATGTATGTAGGCCAGTTAGAGTTCTTCAATGCTCAGACGCCAGATGGCTTAAAGAGCTTCGGAAGTGCCCTTTGCATGACGTCCATATCTCTTGGGAACTACGTAAGTAGCTTACTTGTTAGTATAGTTATGAAGATCTCCACTGAGGATCACATGCCAGGGTGGATCCCTGGAAACTTAAACAGAGGTCACCTAGATAGGTTTTACTTCCTCTTAGCTATCTTGACATCTATAGATTTGGTCCTTTATATTGCATGTGCAAAGTGGTTCAAGAGTATACAGCTGGAAGGGAAatatgaagagaatgatatGCCTGGTAGCTTTAAAGTCTAA